A single Paenibacillus sp. FSL R5-0517 DNA region contains:
- a CDS encoding GntR family transcriptional regulator, producing the protein MKPKYQVIIDDIKSHILSGAYSIGEQIPTELALQESYNVSRQTVRKAILELSNEGFLRSEKGSGTYVSNQYRSRSGGNTSKKTIGVITTYISDYIFPSIIRGIESRLNEDNYSLLLASTNNDVAQEKKALEMMLSYGVDGLIVEPTKSNLYNPNIAYYLSFKEQDVPFTMINAFYEELEVPFFCLDDVQSSYLATRELIAKGHTQIGIIAKMDDLQGKYRMKGYIKALGEAKLRFHPDQVLSFDTASKPELSSNVATYLDENRDSLTAIVCYNDEVGLEVVHACRQLGISIPDELSIIGQDNSYIAKNANIRLTTLTHPQEQMGRDAADWVIKNLQGKKDLPTNTYYQPVLVEGETVKEIEVE; encoded by the coding sequence GTGAAGCCAAAATACCAGGTCATCATTGATGATATAAAGAGTCATATCCTCTCGGGGGCATATAGCATAGGCGAACAGATTCCAACCGAGCTGGCATTACAGGAAAGCTACAATGTAAGTCGCCAGACGGTGCGGAAGGCCATTTTGGAGTTATCAAACGAAGGATTTTTACGAAGCGAAAAGGGTTCAGGAACCTACGTTAGTAATCAGTATCGATCACGATCAGGCGGCAATACGTCAAAGAAAACGATTGGCGTAATCACAACATACATCTCGGATTACATCTTTCCTTCCATTATCCGCGGTATAGAGAGTCGTCTGAATGAGGACAACTATTCGCTACTGCTCGCCAGCACCAATAATGATGTGGCACAGGAGAAAAAAGCACTCGAAATGATGCTCTCCTACGGTGTGGATGGCCTGATTGTCGAACCGACCAAAAGTAATCTGTATAATCCCAATATTGCATACTACCTGTCATTCAAGGAGCAGGATGTACCGTTTACGATGATTAATGCCTTTTATGAAGAGCTGGAGGTTCCGTTCTTCTGTCTGGATGACGTGCAATCCAGTTATCTCGCCACACGTGAATTGATCGCCAAAGGTCATACCCAGATCGGCATTATTGCGAAAATGGATGATTTGCAGGGTAAGTACAGGATGAAGGGGTATATCAAAGCACTTGGTGAAGCGAAGTTACGGTTCCATCCTGATCAAGTGCTTTCCTTTGATACCGCATCGAAACCGGAGTTATCCTCCAATGTAGCAACGTATCTGGATGAAAACAGAGATTCGCTGACCGCAATCGTCTGTTACAACGATGAAGTAGGTCTTGAAGTTGTGCACGCCTGTAGGCAACTGGGCATCTCGATCCCGGATGAGTTATCCATCATTGGACAGGACAATTCGTATATCGCCAAGAACGCCAACATCCGGCTCACCACACTAACTCATCCGCAAGAGCAGATGGGCCGTGATGCTGCCGACTGGGTAATCAAGAATCTGCAAGGCAAAAAGGATCTGCCAACGAACACCTACTATCAGCCGGTGCTGGTTGAGGGGGAGACGGTGAAGGAGATCGAAGTGGAGTAA
- a CDS encoding 5'-nucleotidase C-terminal domain-containing protein, whose product MSWKNVLGKSTIRIATTALLLTQLLGAAGSVSAAGNDVEVHLIGINDFHGQLDTTSIVGDKKAGSAPILATYLKEAQAKYENSLLFHNGDSVGASAPVSSMDRDEPTMEWMNMMGFDVGSLGNHEFDQGVAALKAQIFGGLDPKEGKVTHAGAKFDYVNANVIETATGKTLIKPYVIKEVGGVKIGFIGLVTKSTPGKVSPSGTAGVRFLSPEEEVEAVNKYAKELQDQGVETIIVLAHDPATTKEGVTTGEAADLAKALPADSPVDVIVAGDNHALANGEVNGKLIVQAYSYGTAFEDIKLMIDPATGDVTEKSATVTTTLQEGVKEDPETLAIIKKSLDKHPELTKPVGTTDGSVLRTDAYNNEAPLGNLIADAMRAADFGDKASAADFAFMNPGGIRADLPKGDVTFADLAKIQPFGNTLVKLELTGEQVKTLLQQQWGTNADGTPNTKTLQISGLKYAADFNKPVAERITGLSLEDGTAIDPAKTYTAVVNNFMAAGGDNYKVLMDAKSSLAGPIDLDVFYDYIVKTFKGGNIEAKNEGRITNVAASTEPTETPATTEVISRAEFVSALVDMLKLNEVTTAPAFKDVAVDATYADAIAEATHAGFIQGYGGNFYPDRDITREEAATILAKLVKGQATDKETATIIASFEDGKSVSAYAMKPMVKLINKGILGGTDQKSLQPKQGLTTNDAKALIEKTVAAKAS is encoded by the coding sequence ATGTCTTGGAAAAACGTTCTGGGCAAAAGCACAATTCGTATCGCTACTACTGCACTATTACTCACACAACTACTGGGGGCAGCAGGTTCAGTCTCTGCCGCAGGCAATGATGTAGAAGTACACTTGATTGGAATCAATGATTTTCACGGTCAGTTAGATACCACATCGATCGTTGGTGATAAAAAGGCAGGATCGGCTCCAATTCTAGCAACCTACCTGAAAGAAGCTCAAGCCAAATATGAAAACTCCCTACTCTTCCATAATGGAGATTCTGTTGGTGCATCGGCTCCGGTCTCATCTATGGATCGCGACGAGCCTACCATGGAATGGATGAATATGATGGGATTTGATGTAGGGTCTCTGGGGAATCATGAATTTGACCAAGGTGTTGCTGCTTTGAAGGCACAGATCTTTGGTGGCCTGGATCCAAAAGAAGGTAAGGTAACACATGCTGGTGCAAAATTTGATTACGTTAATGCAAACGTCATTGAAACCGCTACCGGAAAAACACTGATCAAGCCTTATGTAATCAAAGAAGTAGGCGGAGTCAAAATTGGATTCATCGGACTAGTGACCAAATCAACACCTGGCAAAGTATCCCCATCGGGTACAGCTGGTGTGCGTTTCTTAAGTCCGGAAGAAGAAGTTGAAGCCGTTAATAAATATGCAAAAGAATTGCAAGATCAAGGTGTAGAAACGATCATCGTGTTGGCACATGATCCAGCAACCACCAAAGAAGGCGTAACGACTGGAGAAGCAGCTGATCTGGCAAAAGCTTTACCAGCAGATTCCCCTGTTGACGTAATCGTTGCAGGTGACAATCATGCTTTGGCTAACGGTGAAGTGAACGGAAAGCTGATTGTTCAAGCGTATTCTTATGGTACGGCTTTTGAAGATATCAAGCTTATGATTGATCCTGCAACGGGGGATGTAACTGAAAAATCAGCTACGGTTACAACGACTCTCCAAGAGGGTGTAAAAGAAGACCCTGAAACATTGGCAATTATCAAGAAATCATTGGACAAGCACCCTGAACTGACGAAGCCAGTGGGCACAACAGATGGTTCTGTTTTGCGTACAGATGCCTACAATAATGAAGCGCCTCTGGGCAACCTGATTGCAGATGCAATGCGTGCTGCTGACTTTGGGGATAAAGCAAGCGCTGCTGACTTCGCATTTATGAATCCAGGTGGTATTCGTGCCGATCTGCCAAAAGGCGATGTAACCTTTGCTGATCTTGCGAAAATTCAACCATTCGGTAATACATTAGTGAAACTGGAGCTGACTGGCGAACAGGTTAAAACCTTGTTGCAACAGCAATGGGGTACCAATGCTGACGGCACACCAAACACCAAGACACTACAAATCTCGGGTTTGAAATACGCTGCAGATTTCAACAAGCCTGTTGCAGAGCGCATTACGGGTCTTAGTCTGGAAGACGGCACAGCCATTGATCCTGCAAAAACATATACGGCTGTCGTTAACAACTTCATGGCTGCAGGCGGAGACAACTATAAAGTGCTGATGGATGCCAAATCATCCTTGGCAGGTCCGATCGATCTGGATGTATTCTACGATTACATTGTCAAAACATTTAAAGGCGGTAACATTGAAGCTAAGAATGAAGGACGTATCACTAACGTGGCTGCATCTACTGAGCCAACAGAAACGCCTGCGACTACAGAAGTCATTTCTCGTGCTGAATTTGTAAGTGCGTTGGTGGATATGTTGAAATTAAATGAAGTAACTACAGCACCTGCATTCAAGGATGTAGCGGTTGATGCGACCTATGCAGATGCGATTGCTGAAGCTACGCATGCTGGATTCATCCAGGGCTACGGTGGAAACTTCTATCCTGATCGGGATATCACACGCGAGGAAGCTGCTACAATTCTTGCTAAATTGGTAAAAGGTCAAGCGACCGATAAAGAGACTGCCACGATTATTGCTAGTTTCGAAGATGGTAAATCCGTGTCTGCCTATGCAATGAAACCTATGGTAAAACTGATTAATAAAGGTATTCTTGGTGGAACAGATCAAAAATCACTTCAACCAAAACAAGGCCTTACTACTAATGATGCCAAAGCATTAATTGAGAAAACAGTTGCAGCTAAAGCTTCATAA
- a CDS encoding 50S ribosomal protein L25: MTTTFQAEKRIPLNSSRLRDLRKSGRLPGIVFGRNTENEMVHIPTIDFQKWLKQGATGFIELQFEGKDSVTVLLEDLQRDSVTRDLIHVDFQQVQTHEIMRTKIPVKFNGTPIGTKQGGVVQVQLASIEVEALPRHLPTSIEFDISTMELGETLHVSDATFAPDVTVISEGNESLLSVVKP; encoded by the coding sequence ATGACTACTACTTTTCAAGCGGAAAAACGCATTCCATTAAATTCTTCCCGACTTAGGGACCTACGTAAATCCGGGCGTTTGCCAGGCATTGTTTTTGGCAGAAATACGGAGAATGAGATGGTTCATATTCCAACAATAGATTTTCAAAAATGGTTGAAGCAAGGGGCAACTGGTTTTATTGAGTTGCAGTTTGAAGGTAAAGACTCAGTGACCGTATTATTGGAAGACCTCCAACGTGACTCGGTTACACGAGATTTGATTCATGTGGATTTTCAACAGGTGCAGACCCATGAGATCATGCGCACTAAAATTCCTGTCAAGTTCAACGGCACACCGATTGGCACAAAACAGGGCGGAGTTGTGCAAGTTCAATTAGCTTCTATTGAAGTGGAGGCATTGCCGAGACACTTGCCAACGTCGATTGAATTTGACATTAGCACGATGGAGCTTGGAGAAACACTACATGTCAGTGATGCAACGTTTGCACCAGATGTGACGGTGATCTCTGAGGGAAATGAGTCTCTTCTCTCTGTAGTTAAACCTTAA
- a CDS encoding Ig-like domain-containing protein — MYLRKKIGIIVLVVSLMAGLLCLKASDKVYAAAPTSTISMEYALLGIGSTAKVFFTFSEPVQGLDNGDLTVPESGTLTAPVSSDGGYTWTATLTPKPDITDATNVITLNNEGVMNLDGIVGVGTSTSSNYTIDTLRPTATIVVADTALTAGKTSLITIAFSETVTGFNVADLLVENGTVRGLSSSDGGITWTATLTPDIGITDATNIITLDNTGIRDIAGNTGTGTTPSNNYEIYTARPTATIVVAETTLNIGKMSDVTFTFSEAVTGFTLADLVVTNGTITNLATNDNITYTAKFTPTAGITAGTNKITLHNTGVVNQGGISGTGTTDSNTFAIDTVRPTATINVADMILTADKTSEVTFTFSEAITGFTNEDLTVANGTLSTVHTSDEGITWTATLIPTVGIDDGTNVITLDNSGISDMAGNAGTGTTTSNNYAVYTSRPTATIVVADGTLTLGKTSLVTITFSEAVSGFDNTDLTIASGTLTTVRSTDGGVTWTATLTPHANVNKSVNVITLQNTGVSNGAGNAGQGITESNPYSVFTVQPVQTTSPSSPSAPVAPIDNIVKSTTGKITVPIGKSGLVSLGKEIEISIPAGASSRELTLSIDKVSNTEPLLTHKEILASPVFELMKNFTENFLIPIKLTFTFDSTGLERHHSAAVFYFDEVNKTWEKVDGGIIQGNQITVEVNHFTKYAVLVVDQTSGKPILNTPVEPATGLDFSDISGHWAEARIQQALSSGIITGYPDGTFSPGKNVTRAEFSVMLMNALNSQKAGAELVFSDTTEIGSWAKWAVSQAVQEGILSGYPDDTFRPNANITRVEMAMMVANALKVPTTGNAATFFSDDKSIPVWAKTSVAALKERGLVEGMGNNNFIPKSPTTRAEAVVLLMNMLEHKEL; from the coding sequence ATGTATTTAAGGAAGAAGATTGGAATTATTGTTCTGGTGGTATCCCTAATGGCAGGATTGTTGTGTCTCAAAGCATCAGATAAGGTGTATGCTGCGGCTCCAACATCAACAATTTCGATGGAATATGCGCTGCTGGGAATTGGCAGCACCGCAAAGGTATTCTTTACGTTCTCAGAACCGGTACAAGGGTTGGACAATGGAGACTTAACGGTTCCGGAAAGCGGCACACTGACTGCACCGGTCTCTTCGGATGGAGGTTATACGTGGACGGCAACTCTCACACCTAAACCAGATATTACAGATGCGACCAACGTCATAACCCTGAACAACGAAGGTGTGATGAATCTAGACGGTATTGTAGGTGTGGGCACGTCCACTTCGAGTAATTATACTATTGATACATTAAGACCGACAGCAACCATTGTTGTAGCCGATACGGCTCTAACCGCTGGGAAGACATCACTGATCACCATCGCATTTTCCGAAACAGTGACCGGCTTTAACGTTGCCGACCTATTAGTAGAGAATGGTACGGTGAGAGGCCTTAGTTCCTCCGATGGAGGTATAACATGGACCGCGACATTAACGCCAGATATTGGTATCACCGATGCGACCAACATTATCACGCTTGATAATACCGGTATTCGTGATATTGCGGGCAATACGGGTACGGGGACAACGCCTTCGAATAATTATGAGATCTATACCGCCCGGCCAACGGCAACGATTGTCGTAGCCGAGACAACGTTGAATATTGGCAAGATGTCTGATGTGACCTTCACCTTCTCTGAAGCAGTGACCGGTTTTACGCTAGCCGACCTTGTGGTGACGAATGGAACTATTACCAATCTGGCTACGAATGACAATATTACGTATACAGCAAAATTTACTCCTACCGCCGGCATCACTGCGGGAACGAACAAGATTACACTCCATAATACGGGTGTAGTGAATCAGGGCGGCATATCAGGTACAGGTACAACGGATTCCAATACCTTCGCCATTGATACGGTCAGACCGACAGCAACCATTAACGTCGCCGATATGATTCTGACTGCCGACAAGACATCAGAGGTCACCTTTACATTTTCGGAAGCAATTACAGGATTTACTAATGAGGACCTGACCGTTGCAAATGGTACGCTGAGTACTGTGCATACATCTGATGAGGGGATTACATGGACTGCGACATTGATACCAACTGTAGGAATTGATGATGGAACCAATGTCATTACGCTTGATAATTCGGGCATTAGCGATATGGCAGGCAACGCAGGCACAGGAACGACTACTTCGAATAATTACGCAGTCTATACCTCCCGACCAACGGCAACGATTGTTGTAGCTGATGGAACGCTGACTCTTGGCAAAACATCCTTGGTAACAATCACATTCTCTGAGGCAGTGTCAGGTTTTGATAACACAGATCTGACGATTGCAAGCGGTACACTGACTACTGTCCGTTCAACCGATGGGGGAGTGACGTGGACAGCAACGTTAACCCCGCATGCGAATGTGAACAAATCGGTCAATGTCATCACCCTTCAAAATACGGGAGTGTCCAATGGTGCAGGTAACGCAGGACAGGGAATAACGGAGTCGAATCCGTACTCTGTTTTTACTGTACAGCCGGTACAAACAACAAGTCCGAGCAGTCCTTCTGCACCAGTCGCCCCGATAGACAATATAGTCAAATCAACAACAGGTAAAATAACCGTTCCGATTGGTAAGTCAGGGTTGGTTAGCCTGGGCAAAGAGATTGAAATCTCAATTCCAGCAGGGGCATCATCTCGTGAGCTGACTTTATCCATTGATAAAGTTTCCAATACGGAACCTTTGCTAACACATAAAGAAATTCTGGCCAGCCCGGTATTTGAACTTATGAAGAATTTTACGGAGAACTTCCTCATACCGATAAAACTGACGTTTACATTTGATTCAACAGGTCTTGAGCGTCATCATTCGGCAGCTGTTTTTTATTTTGATGAAGTGAACAAGACATGGGAGAAAGTAGATGGAGGTATTATTCAAGGGAATCAAATCACAGTCGAGGTCAATCACTTCACGAAGTATGCTGTCCTTGTTGTTGATCAAACTAGTGGAAAGCCCATCTTGAATACTCCAGTTGAACCGGCGACGGGATTGGACTTTAGCGACATCTCGGGACATTGGGCTGAAGCAAGAATTCAACAAGCGTTAAGCAGCGGTATAATCACCGGATATCCCGATGGAACGTTTAGTCCGGGGAAGAACGTTACACGTGCTGAGTTCTCAGTCATGCTGATGAACGCGTTGAATTCACAAAAAGCTGGGGCAGAACTGGTATTCTCAGATACAACGGAAATCGGATCTTGGGCCAAATGGGCAGTCTCGCAAGCAGTGCAGGAGGGCATTCTTAGCGGTTATCCCGACGACACGTTCCGGCCGAATGCCAATATCACACGTGTCGAGATGGCCATGATGGTTGCGAATGCGCTTAAGGTACCTACTACAGGCAATGCTGCAACATTTTTTTCAGATGATAAATCTATTCCTGTGTGGGCAAAAACCTCTGTGGCCGCGCTGAAGGAACGTGGCCTTGTCGAAGGAATGGGAAACAATAATTTCATACCTAAATCACCAACCACTAGAGCAGAGGCCGTTGTTCTATTAATGAACATGTTAGAGCATAAAGAATTATAG
- a CDS encoding YheC/YheD family protein — protein sequence MLFQRDKWLQYRTLHSVPLLAERLPETQLLEKESLTHMLQHYPGLVLKPCNGSYGRDIVFIERQRSNTYRIQNENHTITLLNTDQLLEWLDKSYKDHTYIVQQRLQLARIRNKPFDLRIMVQRKREAPSKWKVTGAYAKVASRGYLVTNVTSRTLPALKALQLAGVGGRTLLVQAERTALLAAKQLAEHNPDLRQVGFDIGIDQKARIWIIEGNYQPDLRPFRRLKDSSMYRRILWYQKH from the coding sequence ATGTTATTTCAACGAGACAAATGGTTGCAGTATCGCACACTCCACAGTGTGCCCTTACTCGCCGAGCGGTTACCCGAGACACAGCTTCTTGAGAAGGAATCGTTAACACATATGTTGCAACACTACCCAGGCTTGGTCCTGAAACCTTGCAATGGAAGCTATGGAAGGGATATCGTGTTCATTGAACGTCAGCGTTCCAATACCTATCGAATTCAGAATGAGAATCATACCATTACCCTGTTGAATACAGATCAGCTGCTCGAATGGCTCGACAAATCCTATAAAGATCACACCTACATTGTCCAGCAACGCCTGCAATTGGCTCGAATTCGCAACAAACCGTTTGATCTTCGGATCATGGTTCAACGCAAAAGGGAAGCGCCATCGAAGTGGAAAGTAACTGGCGCTTATGCCAAGGTCGCATCGCGAGGATATCTAGTCACGAATGTGACCAGCCGTACCTTGCCTGCGCTTAAGGCACTGCAACTTGCAGGTGTCGGAGGCCGGACTTTGCTGGTCCAGGCAGAACGAACTGCACTCCTCGCTGCCAAACAATTGGCAGAACACAACCCTGATCTTAGACAAGTCGGCTTTGACATTGGAATCGATCAGAAAGCTCGGATTTGGATTATTGAAGGGAATTATCAACCCGACTTGCGCCCTTTTCGGCGCTTGAAAGATTCCTCCATGTATCGCCGCATATTATGGTATCAGAAGCATTGA
- a CDS encoding leucine-rich repeat domain-containing protein: MHNQFIKRLIVLCMVFVLLPTTSALASSSLIKDPVLAKVIRADLKLSAKKEIKAGDLKKLKSIYAMETKSKISNLQGLEHAVNMTDLFLPGQNIKNIKPLNKLKKLTFLAVEGNQITDISPLSGLTNLQNLVMDDNKIKSLAPLKNMPKLRSLLASGNQVTDLSPLQKLKLEWVIMNDNKIQDLTPLKNHPTLEYLYVEDNLIKDIAVLDTIPHLTEVYLANNPLNDRAEQVVEQLEKKGVVVSLVSDDTDQAQ, from the coding sequence ATGCATAATCAATTCATCAAAAGGTTGATCGTTTTATGTATGGTTTTTGTGCTATTACCAACAACGAGTGCGCTGGCTTCGTCGTCGCTTATTAAGGACCCAGTCCTGGCCAAAGTTATTCGAGCAGATTTGAAGCTATCGGCTAAGAAGGAAATAAAGGCTGGCGATTTGAAGAAATTAAAATCCATATATGCTATGGAAACGAAAAGCAAGATTTCTAACCTGCAAGGTCTTGAACATGCCGTTAATATGACAGATCTATTCTTGCCTGGCCAAAATATAAAAAATATCAAACCTCTCAACAAGTTAAAGAAATTAACGTTCTTAGCTGTTGAAGGAAATCAGATTACAGATATCTCGCCACTATCAGGTCTGACCAATCTGCAAAATCTGGTTATGGATGATAACAAAATCAAAAGCCTGGCTCCATTAAAAAATATGCCTAAACTGAGAAGTCTACTTGCCAGTGGTAATCAGGTGACCGATCTGAGTCCTCTTCAGAAATTAAAGCTGGAATGGGTCATTATGAATGATAATAAAATTCAGGATCTGACACCTTTAAAAAATCATCCGACCTTGGAGTATCTATATGTAGAAGATAACCTCATTAAGGATATTGCAGTGCTCGATACCATCCCGCATCTGACAGAGGTGTATCTGGCGAACAATCCGTTAAATGATCGTGCTGAGCAGGTAGTAGAGCAACTGGAGAAGAAAGGCGTCGTTGTAAGTTTGGTAAGCGATGATACGGATCAGGCGCAGTAA